The following proteins are co-located in the Paludibaculum fermentans genome:
- the asnB gene encoding asparagine synthase (glutamine-hydrolyzing): MCGIAGFTKLDHPVERGRIDRIVQTIHHRGPDHQGTHESDLIALGNARLSIIDLSSQGNQPIYAQNGDLVIVYNGEVYNHADVRRELEELGHSFETHCDTEVVLKAFVQWDTQSFKKLRGMFAIAIWSESKRRLVLARDRMGIKPLYMFHRGRDLYFGSELKTILEHPEIPRKLDLNGLSYYLSLNYVPAPYTLIEGLEKLLPGEFLEWQNGYIQRAPYWSIQFKPDSTITLEDGKQELDRLLRLSIREHLISDVPLGVWASGGLDSSAVLHYAAQEVPKLNTFSVSFKGQGHDESEYFRQVAAQYGTNHNEFDLNPEKELVDAIGKISYYSDEPSADAGALPVWFLSEMTRKHVTVALSGEGADELFGGYLTYVADGYAAQAQKYPRWMRRLGLGVARMLPVSDEKIGFEYKAKRFLEGSLLKPAEAHLFWNGSFNEETKRALYQARRYPNPGELINTLPTEAFSSGELNRFLWLDQRYYLSDDILYKCDRMSMAHSLEVRPPFLDHRIVDFAGQLPESLKIQGSSLKHVLRELMRDKLPPAVLTRKKEGFDIPAHRWFRGVLRPLMEETLSKANVDETGLFRSEVIEKVKRDHVGRRANLGYQLWGLLTLFLWMKRWKVETAT; this comes from the coding sequence GTGTGTGGAATCGCAGGTTTTACCAAGCTGGATCATCCCGTCGAACGCGGCCGAATCGACAGGATCGTGCAGACCATTCATCACCGGGGCCCGGATCACCAGGGGACGCATGAGTCCGACCTGATCGCGCTGGGCAACGCCCGGCTTTCCATCATCGACCTGTCGTCGCAGGGCAACCAGCCGATCTACGCGCAGAACGGCGATCTCGTCATTGTTTACAACGGCGAGGTCTACAACCACGCCGACGTGCGCCGGGAGCTGGAAGAACTGGGCCACTCCTTTGAAACACACTGCGATACCGAAGTGGTGTTGAAGGCGTTCGTCCAGTGGGATACCCAGAGCTTCAAGAAGCTACGGGGCATGTTCGCCATCGCGATCTGGAGCGAGTCGAAGCGGCGGCTGGTGCTGGCGCGGGACCGCATGGGCATCAAGCCGCTGTACATGTTCCATCGCGGGCGGGACTTGTACTTCGGCTCCGAGCTGAAGACGATCCTCGAACATCCGGAGATCCCGCGCAAGCTGGACTTGAACGGGCTCAGCTACTACCTGTCGCTGAATTACGTGCCCGCTCCGTACACGCTGATCGAAGGACTCGAGAAATTGCTGCCGGGCGAGTTCCTGGAGTGGCAGAACGGCTACATCCAGCGCGCTCCCTACTGGTCGATTCAGTTCAAGCCGGACTCCACCATCACGCTGGAGGACGGGAAGCAGGAGCTCGACCGCCTGCTGCGGCTTTCCATCCGCGAGCACCTGATCTCCGACGTGCCCCTAGGGGTATGGGCGAGCGGCGGACTGGACTCGTCGGCGGTACTGCACTACGCGGCGCAGGAAGTTCCGAAGCTCAACACGTTCTCGGTCTCGTTCAAAGGCCAGGGACATGACGAGAGCGAGTACTTCCGCCAGGTGGCCGCCCAGTATGGGACGAACCACAACGAGTTCGACCTGAATCCGGAGAAGGAACTGGTCGATGCGATCGGCAAGATCAGCTACTACTCCGATGAGCCTTCCGCCGACGCGGGCGCGCTGCCGGTGTGGTTCCTGTCCGAAATGACGCGCAAACATGTCACCGTGGCACTCAGCGGCGAAGGCGCGGACGAGCTTTTCGGAGGCTATCTGACCTATGTCGCCGACGGCTACGCGGCGCAGGCGCAGAAGTATCCCCGCTGGATGCGGCGTCTGGGCCTGGGTGTAGCGCGCATGCTGCCAGTGTCCGACGAGAAGATCGGTTTCGAGTACAAAGCCAAGCGGTTCCTGGAAGGCTCATTGTTGAAGCCGGCCGAGGCCCACCTCTTCTGGAACGGCAGTTTCAACGAGGAGACCAAGCGGGCGCTCTACCAGGCGCGGCGCTATCCGAATCCGGGCGAACTGATCAACACGCTGCCGACCGAAGCATTCTCCAGCGGCGAGCTGAACAGGTTCCTGTGGCTGGATCAGCGCTACTACCTCTCCGACGACATTCTGTATAAGTGCGACCGCATGTCGATGGCGCACTCCCTCGAAGTACGGCCGCCGTTCCTGGACCACCGCATCGTCGATTTCGCGGGGCAACTGCCGGAGTCGCTCAAGATCCAGGGCAGCTCACTGAAGCACGTGCTGCGCGAGTTGATGCGCGACAAGCTGCCGCCGGCCGTACTGACGCGTAAGAAGGAAGGCTTCGACATTCCGGCACACCGCTGGTTCCGCGGCGTCCTGCGTCCGCTGATGGAAGAGACGCTCTCGAAGGCGAACGTCGACGAAACCGGATTGTTCCGGAGTGAAGTGATCGAAAAGGTGAAGCGCGACCACGTGGGCCGGCGCGCTAACCTCGGCTATCAGTTGTGGGGCCTGTTGACGCTGTTCCTATGGATGAAAAGATGGAAAGTCGAAACCGCTACCTAG
- a CDS encoding ribonuclease T2 family protein — MKHLLCLGLLAVSVLSGAERDKKIGEPGQFDYYLMTMSWSPAYCAGKTTRPNDPQCGTGRSFSFVLHGLWPQYTQPKNGSGWPQFCTTDKGLSDPKTMLDIMPSLSLINHEWTRHGTCSGMNADNYFKTARKALQSIKVPARFQAPKEYFTISPVEVKKEFLQANPGLTAGMIAISCSANFLSEVRVCLDKNLKPIPCTGQRECKASSVRVPPVR, encoded by the coding sequence ATGAAACACCTGCTGTGTCTGGGTTTGTTGGCCGTATCGGTGCTGTCTGGGGCCGAACGCGACAAGAAAATCGGAGAACCTGGCCAGTTTGATTACTATCTGATGACCATGTCCTGGTCGCCGGCCTACTGCGCGGGAAAGACGACCAGGCCCAACGATCCGCAATGCGGGACGGGCCGCAGTTTTTCTTTTGTTCTCCATGGGTTGTGGCCGCAATACACCCAGCCGAAGAACGGCAGCGGCTGGCCTCAGTTCTGCACCACCGACAAGGGATTGTCCGATCCCAAGACCATGCTCGACATCATGCCGTCCCTGTCACTCATTAACCACGAGTGGACCCGCCACGGCACGTGCAGCGGCATGAATGCGGACAACTACTTCAAAACCGCGCGCAAGGCCCTGCAGAGCATCAAGGTGCCCGCCAGGTTCCAGGCGCCGAAGGAGTACTTCACCATCAGCCCCGTCGAAGTGAAGAAGGAGTTTCTGCAGGCGAATCCGGGCCTGACCGCCGGCATGATCGCGATTTCGTGCAGCGCGAACTTCCTCAGCGAAGTCCGGGTCTGCCTGGACAAGAATCTGAAGCCGATCCCGTGCACCGGCCAGCGGGAGTGCAAGGCGAGCAGTGTGCGGGTGCCGCCCGTCCGCTAA
- a CDS encoding glucosidase family protein, translating to MFRHLALSSFLLGSLVSGQTAPRWSLAPDGGIAWNVKPGEAHQDQIEMSGRQVSVIVTYGVRNDGTPYAGHQLVFPSLRTVPNDTHASLSYTFAAEAAPRYFVNGRPVRGEVTTRMHHLGMLTMESAIGRQQDVTVTRRIFPSTRRPAAFNTYTFANKSTKPLTVELEETRQVVTTAAGRGVDGAFLISAQTLDAGMRTLQPGGSTTFSVVFTAGRAAEPEPQFDVPAEERDRQALVAGFLSKLQLETPDPVLNTAFAFAKIRTTESIYDTVGGLMHGPGGGAYYAAIWANDQAEYANPFFPFLGDAAGNESALNAYRHFARYMNPEYKPIPSSIIAGGLSFWNGAGDRGDMAMIAYGAARFALANGDEKTARELWPLIEWCLEYCKRKVTPAGVVASDSDELEGRFPAGKANLSTSSLYYDALLSASMLGRQLGQPAGKLVEYADRAKAVRAAIEGYFGAEVSGFHTYRYYDSNTVLRSWICIPLAMGIMDRAPGTIDALFSPTLWTVNGLATQAGDKTFWDRSTLYALRGVLAAGATEKAMEFLSYYSRLRLLGNHVPYPVEAWPEGNQRHLAAESALYCRIFTEGLFGIRPTGLHSFSVTPRLPKDWPGMKLKGVQAFGRSFDLAVTREGAQLKVVATTPSQAPIERMLRDGATTEIQLAVN from the coding sequence ATGTTCCGCCACCTTGCCCTGAGTTCGTTCCTGCTGGGATCCCTTGTATCCGGACAGACCGCGCCGCGCTGGAGCCTGGCTCCGGATGGCGGTATCGCCTGGAACGTCAAACCTGGCGAGGCGCATCAGGACCAGATCGAGATGAGCGGGCGGCAGGTGTCGGTGATCGTCACCTATGGCGTCCGGAACGATGGGACGCCCTACGCCGGACACCAGTTGGTGTTCCCTTCCCTGCGGACTGTCCCGAACGACACGCACGCCAGCCTTTCCTATACCTTCGCCGCGGAAGCAGCGCCTCGCTATTTCGTGAATGGGCGGCCGGTGCGAGGCGAAGTGACGACACGGATGCACCACCTGGGCATGCTGACGATGGAAAGCGCGATCGGGCGGCAGCAGGACGTGACGGTGACCCGCAGGATCTTCCCCTCCACCCGCCGCCCCGCGGCGTTCAACACCTACACCTTTGCGAACAAGTCGACCAAGCCTTTGACGGTGGAGTTGGAAGAGACTCGCCAGGTGGTGACGACAGCGGCGGGACGCGGGGTGGACGGAGCGTTCCTGATCTCGGCCCAAACGCTGGACGCGGGCATGCGTACCCTGCAGCCCGGAGGCAGCACGACTTTCAGCGTGGTCTTTACCGCCGGGCGCGCGGCGGAACCAGAACCTCAATTCGACGTACCGGCCGAGGAACGCGACCGCCAGGCCCTGGTGGCCGGGTTCCTCTCCAAACTCCAGTTGGAGACCCCGGATCCGGTGCTGAACACGGCCTTTGCGTTCGCGAAGATCCGGACGACAGAGAGCATCTACGACACGGTAGGCGGGCTGATGCACGGTCCGGGCGGCGGAGCGTATTACGCCGCAATCTGGGCCAACGACCAGGCGGAGTACGCCAACCCCTTCTTCCCGTTCCTGGGCGATGCGGCGGGCAACGAATCCGCCTTGAACGCCTACCGGCACTTCGCCCGCTACATGAATCCGGAGTACAAGCCGATCCCGAGTTCGATCATCGCAGGCGGGCTGTCGTTCTGGAACGGCGCGGGCGATCGCGGCGATATGGCGATGATCGCCTACGGAGCAGCCCGCTTCGCTCTGGCTAATGGCGACGAGAAGACGGCCCGGGAACTTTGGCCGCTGATCGAATGGTGCCTGGAGTATTGCAAGCGAAAGGTCACGCCGGCTGGCGTGGTGGCCTCGGACAGCGATGAGTTGGAGGGCCGCTTCCCGGCAGGCAAGGCGAATCTGTCCACATCCTCGCTGTATTACGATGCGCTGTTGTCGGCCTCGATGCTGGGCCGGCAGTTAGGGCAACCCGCGGGCAAGCTGGTAGAGTATGCCGATCGCGCCAAGGCCGTGCGGGCCGCGATAGAAGGCTACTTCGGGGCGGAAGTCTCGGGCTTTCACACCTACCGCTACTACGACAGCAACACGGTGCTACGGTCCTGGATCTGCATCCCCTTGGCAATGGGGATCATGGATCGCGCGCCGGGCACGATCGACGCGTTGTTCTCGCCGACCTTATGGACCGTGAACGGATTGGCGACGCAGGCGGGCGACAAGACGTTCTGGGACCGGTCGACCCTCTACGCCCTGCGCGGTGTCCTGGCGGCAGGCGCCACGGAGAAGGCGATGGAGTTCCTGTCTTACTACTCCCGACTGCGCCTGCTGGGCAATCACGTGCCCTACCCGGTGGAAGCCTGGCCGGAGGGCAACCAGCGGCACCTCGCGGCGGAGAGCGCCCTGTATTGCCGGATCTTCACGGAGGGCCTGTTCGGGATCCGGCCCACTGGGCTGCACTCGTTCAGCGTGACTCCAAGGCTCCCCAAAGACTGGCCCGGGATGAAGCTAAAGGGCGTGCAGGCGTTCGGCCGATCGTTTGATCTGGCCGTGACGCGGGAAGGGGCCCAACTGAAGGTTGTGGCAACCACCCCGTCGCAGGCGCCCATCGAGCGGATGCTTCGCGACGGCGCCACGACGGAGATTCAACTGGCGGTCAATTAG
- the serB gene encoding phosphoserine phosphatase SerB — protein MSNSGASGALLIHITGHDKPGLTHALTEILAWYNVRILDIGQAVIHDGLALGILVELTQEMRSSALLTELLLTAHQLGVQIRFSASSADEYDTWVAAASKQRFIVTVLGPTIEASHISKVSGILAEGGLNIDRIDRLSSRSPLTAPEEPGRFCVEFSTSGGAAVREDEVRTKLAALTDDAEIDIAFQHDSVFRRNRRLVAFDMDSTLIQGEVIDELAREAGVGEQVQAITESAMRGELDFQASFRRRVALLKGLPESALQNVIDRIPLTDGAERLVSTLKTLGYKTAILSGGFTFFGRVLQQKLGIDYLHANTLAIRDGVVTGEVVDAVVDGARKAQLLQELATQEGLSLEQVIAVGDGANDLPMLRLAGLGIAFRAKPVVRANAKQALNSLGLDGILYLVGVRDREV, from the coding sequence ATGAGCAATTCCGGCGCGTCCGGCGCCCTGTTGATCCACATTACCGGCCACGACAAGCCGGGTCTGACCCATGCCCTGACCGAAATCCTGGCCTGGTACAACGTCCGCATCCTGGACATCGGCCAGGCAGTGATTCACGACGGCCTGGCGCTGGGCATCCTGGTGGAACTCACGCAGGAGATGCGTTCCTCGGCCCTGCTGACCGAATTGCTCCTCACGGCCCACCAGTTGGGCGTCCAGATCAGATTCTCTGCTTCGTCGGCGGATGAGTACGACACCTGGGTGGCGGCAGCGAGCAAACAGCGGTTCATCGTCACCGTGCTGGGTCCAACCATTGAGGCCAGCCATATCTCCAAAGTGAGCGGCATCCTGGCCGAGGGCGGTCTGAATATTGACCGGATTGACCGGCTTTCCTCGCGGTCGCCGCTGACGGCTCCGGAAGAGCCGGGCCGGTTCTGCGTGGAGTTCAGCACCAGCGGCGGAGCGGCCGTGCGCGAAGACGAAGTCCGCACGAAACTGGCGGCGCTGACGGACGATGCGGAAATCGACATCGCGTTCCAGCACGACTCGGTGTTCCGGCGGAACCGCAGGCTGGTGGCGTTCGACATGGATTCGACCCTGATCCAGGGCGAAGTGATCGACGAACTGGCGCGCGAGGCCGGGGTGGGCGAGCAGGTGCAGGCGATCACGGAATCGGCCATGCGCGGCGAACTGGACTTCCAGGCGAGCTTCCGGCGCCGGGTGGCTCTATTGAAGGGTTTGCCGGAGTCGGCGCTGCAGAACGTAATCGATCGGATTCCCCTGACCGACGGAGCAGAACGGCTGGTATCAACGCTGAAGACGCTGGGCTACAAGACCGCGATCCTTTCCGGCGGCTTCACCTTCTTCGGCCGCGTGCTGCAGCAGAAGCTCGGCATCGATTACCTGCATGCCAACACACTGGCCATCCGGGACGGGGTCGTCACCGGCGAGGTGGTGGACGCCGTGGTCGATGGGGCGCGCAAAGCGCAGCTTCTGCAGGAGTTGGCCACACAGGAAGGCCTGAGCCTCGAGCAGGTGATCGCAGTGGGCGATGGAGCCAACGACCTGCCCATGTTGCGGCTGGCCGGATTGGGGATTGCCTTCCGGGCGAAGCCGGTGGTGCGGGCCAATGCGAAGCAGGCCCTGAACAGCCTGGGGCTGGACGGCATCCTCTATCTGGTGGGTGTGCGCGACCGCGAAGTGTAA
- a CDS encoding DUF4097 family beta strand repeat-containing protein translates to MRVPVLWMTVAAVAAMVATPAMGEEWTKQWPVKGQADLRVEVDDGRVIVRGADTNQIEARIITTGWKIGPGGVQVTPRQEGSRIELDVRTPRFNNWMGNNNRSLRVELRVPRNLVASIRTGDGSVLAEDLQGSIRLRTGDGSIEATGLDGKLDAETGDGSIRTRGRFDVLMLRTGDGRIEADVMPGSKMASGWEVNTGDGHVVVRLPEKFAADLDAHTGDGKVELEFPISTSKLDSGKDVHGKLNGGGPTLRIRTGDGPIRLARM, encoded by the coding sequence ATGCGTGTGCCCGTGCTTTGGATGACGGTAGCGGCGGTGGCGGCGATGGTCGCAACGCCGGCGATGGGCGAAGAATGGACGAAGCAGTGGCCCGTCAAGGGGCAGGCCGACCTCAGGGTGGAAGTGGACGACGGCCGGGTGATTGTCCGCGGCGCGGATACCAACCAGATTGAGGCGCGCATCATCACGACCGGCTGGAAGATCGGCCCGGGCGGAGTGCAGGTCACGCCGCGGCAGGAAGGCTCGCGGATCGAACTGGACGTGCGGACACCCCGATTCAATAACTGGATGGGCAATAACAACCGGTCGCTCCGCGTGGAACTGCGGGTGCCCCGGAACCTGGTGGCGAGCATCCGCACCGGCGACGGCTCGGTCCTGGCGGAAGATCTGCAAGGGTCGATCCGGCTGCGGACGGGCGATGGGAGCATCGAAGCGACAGGCTTGGATGGAAAGCTGGACGCCGAGACCGGCGACGGCAGCATCCGCACCCGAGGACGCTTTGATGTGCTCATGCTACGTACAGGAGATGGGCGGATCGAAGCCGACGTCATGCCCGGCTCGAAGATGGCCAGCGGCTGGGAGGTGAATACCGGCGACGGACACGTAGTGGTGCGCCTGCCCGAGAAGTTCGCCGCCGATCTGGATGCCCATACTGGCGATGGCAAGGTGGAACTCGAGTTTCCCATCAGCACCTCCAAGCTGGACAGCGGCAAGGACGTGCACGGGAAATTGAACGGCGGCGGACCGACGCTTCGGATCCGCACGGGGGATGGCCCTATCCGGCTGGCCCGCATGTAG
- a CDS encoding acyltransferase family protein, protein MPTTSTSDRLTSLDAFRGATMALMVLVNNSGDGAHTYGPLNHAEWHGWTLTDMVFPSFLWIVGVAMTLAMAKRLANGAAKMQLLRQAVQRTIILYGLGLLVYAFPHFDLSTQRVLGVLQRIALCYLIVTVIYLTCGIRGQIAWIVGLLGSYWLLMAYAPVPGFGAGRLDVEGNFAHYIDSIVLGRHNYASTRTWDPEGIVSTLPSIATALFGVMAGHILRLRKELAERTNWLFLTGLVLIALGLMIDPWLPINKKLWTSSFALFMAGMDFVVFASFVWLVDAQGYKRWTRPFVILGMNAISIYMVSELVAESLGSIHTASGSLKSAIFSSVFTPIASPYNASLLYAVAFTLSMFAVAYGLHRKGWYLRA, encoded by the coding sequence ATGCCCACAACAAGCACTTCAGACCGCCTCACCTCACTGGATGCCTTTCGCGGCGCAACGATGGCCCTCATGGTTCTGGTCAACAATTCCGGCGACGGCGCGCACACCTACGGGCCGCTCAACCACGCGGAATGGCATGGCTGGACCTTGACGGACATGGTCTTCCCTTCCTTCCTCTGGATAGTCGGTGTCGCCATGACGCTAGCCATGGCGAAGCGGCTGGCTAACGGCGCGGCCAAAATGCAGTTGCTGCGTCAGGCGGTGCAGCGCACCATCATCCTCTACGGACTCGGGCTGCTGGTCTATGCGTTCCCGCACTTCGATCTTTCGACGCAGCGAGTACTGGGCGTACTACAGAGAATTGCCCTTTGCTACCTGATCGTAACTGTAATCTACCTTACATGCGGAATCCGGGGGCAAATCGCCTGGATCGTCGGACTGTTGGGTTCGTATTGGCTGCTGATGGCCTATGCGCCCGTACCCGGGTTCGGCGCCGGGCGGCTGGACGTGGAAGGCAACTTCGCCCATTACATCGACAGCATTGTGCTGGGCCGGCACAACTACGCTTCGACGAGGACCTGGGATCCGGAGGGGATCGTCAGTACCCTGCCCTCCATTGCGACGGCTTTGTTCGGAGTCATGGCCGGCCACATCCTCAGATTGCGCAAGGAACTGGCGGAACGCACCAACTGGCTCTTCCTGACCGGACTCGTGCTGATCGCGTTAGGCCTGATGATCGATCCCTGGCTGCCCATCAACAAGAAGCTATGGACGAGTTCCTTTGCCCTGTTCATGGCGGGCATGGACTTCGTGGTGTTTGCGTCATTCGTGTGGCTGGTGGATGCGCAGGGCTACAAGCGCTGGACGCGGCCTTTCGTGATCCTGGGCATGAACGCGATCAGCATCTATATGGTGTCGGAACTGGTGGCGGAATCGCTGGGTTCGATTCACACCGCTTCGGGCTCACTGAAATCCGCAATCTTCTCCAGCGTGTTCACGCCGATCGCCTCGCCCTACAACGCCTCGCTGCTGTACGCCGTGGCCTTCACTCTTTCCATGTTCGCAGTCGCCTACGGGCTGCATCGCAAGGGCTGGTACCTGCGCGCTTAG
- a CDS encoding GGDEF domain-containing protein has protein sequence MISLRKHILEADDRHRLCSDLESSYVAAVSTIGESLVPVSETLTAHHRQQLRQLASELKEGITIDSLQSARTRLEQELATYAEKSCRLLGHQEKEVKKILLCLSQVASVVAAQGQSNSSRLGEFTKNLETISQMSDLPEIRKRLAREIVELRQVAVQVSKGSEEAVEKLREELRTFRSKLDETEQLANTDPLTKVANRRAGEQRIQDLITSNRQFSLLIFDMDRFKGVNDRWGHQAGDHVLLEFSQRLSSAVRGQDTICRWGGDEFLAILPDCGLVKANERATQIRSQFNKEYTFKADGSWIKVMILASVGVAEWKRGETADSIFRRADEQLYLAKARRIA, from the coding sequence ATGATCTCCTTGCGAAAGCACATCCTGGAAGCCGACGACCGGCATCGACTCTGTTCTGACCTGGAGTCGAGCTACGTTGCGGCGGTAAGCACCATTGGCGAGTCCCTCGTGCCAGTCTCCGAGACACTCACTGCCCATCACCGCCAGCAGTTGCGGCAGTTGGCGTCTGAGCTGAAGGAGGGCATCACGATCGACTCTCTCCAGTCGGCCCGTACGAGGCTGGAGCAGGAACTGGCAACGTACGCTGAGAAGTCATGCCGTTTGCTGGGCCACCAGGAGAAAGAAGTCAAAAAGATCCTCCTGTGCCTGTCCCAGGTAGCCTCCGTTGTCGCGGCCCAGGGCCAATCCAATAGCAGCCGGTTGGGCGAGTTCACCAAGAATCTTGAGACCATCTCCCAGATGTCCGATCTGCCCGAGATCCGGAAGCGGTTGGCGCGCGAGATCGTGGAACTCCGCCAGGTGGCGGTTCAGGTCAGCAAGGGGTCAGAGGAAGCAGTGGAGAAGTTGCGGGAAGAGCTTCGCACGTTCCGCAGCAAGCTCGACGAAACCGAACAACTGGCCAACACGGATCCACTCACCAAGGTCGCCAACCGGCGGGCCGGGGAACAGCGCATTCAGGACCTGATCACGAGCAATCGCCAGTTCTCGTTGTTGATCTTCGACATGGATCGCTTCAAGGGGGTCAACGATCGGTGGGGGCACCAGGCCGGCGACCATGTCCTGCTTGAGTTCTCGCAGCGGCTCTCCTCCGCGGTGCGAGGGCAGGATACGATCTGCCGCTGGGGCGGCGACGAGTTTCTGGCCATTCTGCCGGACTGCGGCCTTGTGAAGGCCAACGAACGGGCGACCCAGATCCGTTCACAGTTCAACAAAGAGTACACCTTCAAGGCCGACGGATCCTGGATCAAGGTCATGATTCTCGCGTCCGTCGGCGTGGCTGAATGGAAGCGCGGTGAAACCGCCGACTCCATCTTTCGCCGCGCCGACGAACAGCTTTACCTGGCCAAGGCCCGCCGCATCGCCTGA